CATGGTCGCCTCCTTGGCCGCGAAGCGCGCGGCGTAACTTTGGTAGCGCGCCCGCCCGCGGGCCTCGCAGTAGCGAGTCTCGCCGGGCGTGAAGATGCGCGCGCAAAAGCGCGGCCCGGTATGCGGACGTTCCAGCGCTTGACGTACCCGCGCCACCTCGATCAAATCGATGCCGCTACCAATTATCAACTTGCCACTCCTTTCCAGGTTGAGGACCCTGCCCGGGCACTTGCGCAGCCCGCCCGACAAACCTATTGTGAGGCAATTTCACGAGCAACCCCAACCGATGGTCTCGGCGCAGGAGGGAGCGATGGCCAAGCTTAAAATCATGGTTGACAAGGAGCTGTGTATCGCCAGCGGCGATTGTGCTGAAACGGCTCCTGCGGTTTTCGGCTTTGACGCGGAAGGCAAGTCGGAGGTGGTCAACCCCGAGGGCGCGTCCGCAGCGGTAGTAATCTCCGCAGCGCGCAGTTGCCCAGTACGCGCTATCACGGTGATTGACGAAGAGAGCGGCGCACAACTTTTCCCACCCCAAGCCTGATCGCCAAGCGCGCGTGCACCCGCTCACCCGCGGCTACGCGCCTACACTCTATGGCACTGTTCGAACTGATCGTGGCCGCCGCGGGCTATGCGCTTGGCGGCTTTTTCATGAAGCTTTCTCACGGACTATCACGACCACTGCCCAGCATTTCCTTCCTGGTCCTGTTCGTGGCCTCCGCCAGCCTGCAGGCGGTTGCGATGCGCCGCGTCGACCTGGGCTTGGCATACATCTTTGTGCTTGGGGTAGAAGCTTTGTTTACGCTGGGGCTGAGCCTGTTCGCTCTGCATGAGAGCTGGAGCCCGGCACGCCTGGGCGCGGTGATGCTGGTGTTGGTTGGAATCGCCTGGCTGTCGCAGACCTAGCCAGCCCACGGCATGTTGAGCGCCGTTTGCCTAGCCGCCTAGGCGATCGGCCTGAAAGATCCCCTCCTCTACCAATCCGCCACCTTGATAGCATTCGTAGCTACCGTTCAACTTGCTTCCCCTCAGCCTTCCATTGAAGCGGCAGGTCGAACCGTCGGAAAGAATCTCCACCGTTATGAAAACATTGGCGCCGCTAACCCAGCCGTTGCTGATACGACCGGCATCATCGGAACCGCCATCGCGACAAATCATATTGCCGTACGAGCAATGATAGGCTCCGCTCAAGTCGGTACCGTTTTGACTGAGCGAAATGCTGATCAAATTGATGGCGTTGCATCGCGCCATCGAACCTGTCGCCATCAGCCCGCAATTAGTCACCTGGCTCTGACCATCCCAGGTGCCAGTGGCATCCACCGCCGGCACGTTGCTGGCCGGGTGAACGCTGGCACAACCGCCCACGCCGGCCAGCAGGCCGCTGACGATGGTGGCTATCAAGATCCGTCTTAAGCCGGTCCAGTACGCTGCCATGGCAACTCGTGAATCCAACACATACTGACAAAGCGTCCGCCGCGCAAACCCGCGGGGCTACTTAGCGATATTTTGTTGCGTGGCGCTAGCGAGCGGTTAGCCTTGGTTGAAAGGCAACGCCTGGCCTGCTCTCGGTTTGAGATTTCAAACCATTTACTAGGTGGAGGTTTCGCTTATGCGCACAGCTGCACCAATTTCGTTCAAGGTTTCCCTACTTATTGTCGTGCTTGCCCTCCTGGTGGAATTCATTGCCGATCCCGTTCAAGCCCAGACCCCAACCAAAGCCGCCAAGCTGGTAGCTGCCTCGATCGTTTTTCACACTACCGACCGCGCCAAGCCGGCGGACACCGCGGTGTCTGTCACCCTAAGCCGGGCCGGAGCGCAAATCGCACAGGTACGCGATCTGACCGGCCGCTTTGATTCCAACTCCACCAACGGTCCCTTCGCCC
This genomic stretch from Candidatus Binataceae bacterium harbors:
- a CDS encoding SMR family transporter, which produces MALFELIVAAAGYALGGFFMKLSHGLSRPLPSISFLVLFVASASLQAVAMRRVDLGLAYIFVLGVEALFTLGLSLFALHESWSPARLGAVMLVLVGIAWLSQT
- a CDS encoding ferredoxin — its product is MAKLKIMVDKELCIASGDCAETAPAVFGFDAEGKSEVVNPEGASAAVVISAARSCPVRAITVIDEESGAQLFPPQA